A region from the Streptomyces lydicus genome encodes:
- a CDS encoding class I SAM-dependent methyltransferase, producing MDATNLLYRDPVLYDMVQSDGTGAAMCQTLIESHRPDSGTLVDFGCGTGRDLEILAKRFECIGVDLQPGMVHYSRQVRPELDIRIGDMRTVRLHRCMDVVTCLGNSLAYVHGDTEISQVFATFAAHARPGTLLVLCSPVAPPHPVRAGHRHGGHAQGAGVRHDPARVGPANPDQHHATALGAPLG from the coding sequence GTGGACGCCACAAACCTCCTGTACCGGGACCCGGTCCTGTACGACATGGTCCAGTCCGACGGCACGGGGGCGGCGATGTGTCAGACCCTGATCGAGTCGCATCGGCCGGATTCCGGGACGCTGGTCGACTTCGGATGCGGCACCGGGCGGGACCTGGAGATCCTGGCCAAGCGTTTCGAGTGCATCGGTGTGGACCTCCAGCCCGGTATGGTCCACTACTCTCGCCAGGTCCGGCCCGAGCTGGACATCCGCATCGGCGACATGCGCACCGTCCGGCTTCACCGGTGCATGGACGTGGTGACCTGCCTGGGCAACAGCCTGGCCTACGTGCATGGCGACACGGAGATCAGCCAGGTCTTCGCCACGTTCGCAGCCCACGCCCGACCGGGCACGCTGCTCGTGCTGTGCTCCCCTGTCGCCCCCCCTCACCCGGTCCGAGCCGGTCACCGCCACGGTGGACACGCCCAGGGGGCCGGCGTCCGTCACGATCCGGCACGAGTGGGACCTGCGAACCCAGATCAACACCATGCGACGGCATTGGGCGCTCCCCTCGGGTGA
- a CDS encoding phosphatase codes for MPIASAAAAPSRAELVDHLVRTRIAGEVATPRENNLSHYRRLANGERYYWFGLEFGDRWTDEQDVLAVMAERCGVVDDPHHRQGQDTIDPELTVDALDRAAAVLRKAAADGQRVLFATGHPGGLLDVHRATAEALRAAGCEIVVIPDGLRADDGMVFQFGDVAMLERGATLWHTHSPEPMAAILDGLERDGRPLPDLVMADHGWAGCAGQRGIDAVGFADSNDPALFLAEAEGTVQVTIPLDDHVLSPRHYDPLTAYLLDAAGLG; via the coding sequence ATGCCGATAGCCTCCGCAGCCGCCGCCCCCTCCCGCGCCGAACTCGTCGACCATCTCGTCCGCACCAGGATCGCCGGTGAGGTCGCCACTCCCCGCGAGAACAACCTCTCCCACTACCGCAGACTCGCCAACGGCGAGCGCTACTACTGGTTCGGCCTGGAGTTCGGCGACCGCTGGACGGACGAGCAGGATGTGCTGGCCGTGATGGCGGAGCGCTGCGGGGTCGTCGACGACCCGCACCACCGGCAGGGTCAGGACACCATCGACCCCGAGCTGACCGTGGACGCGCTGGACCGGGCGGCCGCGGTGCTGCGCAAGGCGGCGGCCGACGGACAGCGGGTGCTGTTCGCGACCGGCCACCCGGGTGGACTGCTCGATGTGCACCGCGCGACGGCCGAGGCGCTGCGCGCGGCGGGCTGCGAGATCGTCGTCATCCCGGACGGGCTGCGGGCGGATGACGGCATGGTCTTCCAGTTCGGCGACGTGGCGATGCTGGAGCGCGGCGCGACGCTGTGGCACACCCACTCCCCCGAGCCGATGGCCGCGATCCTCGACGGACTGGAGCGCGACGGCCGGCCGCTGCCGGACCTGGTGATGGCCGACCACGGCTGGGCGGGCTGCGCCGGCCAGCGCGGCATCGACGCGGTGGGCTTCGCGGACTCCAACGACCCGGCCCTGTTCCTCGCCGAGGCCGAGGGCACCGTCCAGGTGACCATCCCCCTGGACGACCACGTCCTGAGCCCCCGCCACTACGACCCGCTGACGGCCTATCTGCTGGATGCGGCGGGGCTGGGCTGA
- the speB gene encoding agmatinase, protein MTTAASASNGPVGPVDSSRIPRYAGPATFARLPRLDEVGGRADVAVVGVPFDTGVSYRPGARFGGNAIREASRLLRPYNPAQDASPFALAQVADAGDIAANPFNINEAVETVEAAADDLLASGARMMTLGGDHTIALPLLRSVAKKHGPVALLHFDAHLDTWDTYFGAEYTHGTPFRRAVEEGILDTSALSHVGTRGPLYGKKDLDEDEKMGFGIVTSADVMRRGVDEVADQLRQRIGDRPLYISIDIDVLDPAHAPGTGTPEAGGLTSRELLEIVRGLSSCNLVSADVVEVAPAYDHAEITCVAASHTAYELTTIMSRQIAAGREGQEGK, encoded by the coding sequence ATGACCACCGCAGCCAGCGCATCCAACGGGCCCGTGGGCCCCGTCGACTCCTCCCGTATTCCGCGTTATGCCGGGCCCGCGACCTTCGCCCGGCTGCCCCGCCTCGACGAGGTCGGCGGCCGGGCCGATGTGGCCGTCGTCGGTGTCCCCTTCGACACCGGTGTCTCCTACCGCCCCGGGGCCCGCTTCGGCGGCAACGCCATCCGTGAGGCGTCCCGCCTCCTGCGCCCTTACAACCCGGCCCAGGACGCGTCCCCGTTCGCGCTGGCGCAGGTCGCCGACGCCGGTGACATCGCCGCCAACCCGTTCAACATCAACGAGGCCGTGGAGACGGTCGAGGCCGCGGCCGACGACCTGCTCGCCTCCGGCGCCCGCATGATGACCCTCGGCGGCGACCACACCATCGCGCTCCCGCTCCTCCGCTCGGTCGCCAAGAAGCACGGCCCGGTCGCGCTGCTGCACTTCGACGCCCACCTGGACACCTGGGACACCTACTTCGGCGCCGAGTACACCCACGGCACCCCGTTCCGCCGCGCCGTCGAGGAGGGCATCCTCGACACCTCCGCGCTCTCCCACGTCGGCACCCGTGGTCCGCTCTACGGCAAGAAGGACCTCGACGAGGACGAGAAGATGGGCTTCGGCATCGTCACGTCGGCGGATGTCATGCGGCGCGGGGTGGACGAGGTCGCCGACCAGTTGCGCCAGCGCATCGGCGACCGTCCGCTCTACATCTCCATCGACATCGACGTCCTGGACCCGGCCCACGCGCCCGGCACCGGCACCCCCGAGGCCGGCGGCCTCACCTCCCGCGAGCTGCTGGAGATCGTGCGCGGGCTGTCCTCCTGCAACCTGGTCTCGGCGGACGTCGTCGAGGTCGCCCCGGCGTACGACCATGCGGAGATCACCTGCGTGGCCGCCTCCCATACGGCGTACGAGCTGACGACGATCATGTCGCGGCAGATCGCGGCGGGGCGGGAGGGGCAGGAGGGGAAGTAG
- a CDS encoding MFS transporter translates to MPGNRTGNRAGNRTGNGPGNGEAVTQHRHRDRPWRRHRPPRDRPPRDEARTGEGSGPAPSPLSRGVVTLFAVACGAAVANVYFSQPLLVTMGHDLAMSPALVGSVVTLTHLGYGLGLFFLVPLGDVTDRRRLIVAQLLLLVAALAVVAAARTAAVLLAGMAATGLLAVVTQTLVAFAASLAPPAGRGRVVGLVTSGVVTGILLARTASGLLADLAGWRSVYLASASLTALLALVLHRVLPRHRAAPPATLRYGQLLRSTLTLFAREPLLRLRALFGLLVFAAFSTLWSSIALPLSEAPYFLPHSAIGALGLVGVAGALAATAAGRLNDRGLSRRTTGIALALLTASWLPLAFTRSSLWALVVGVILLDLAVQAVHVTNQTLIYALHPEAGSRLIGGYMVFYSIGSATGALAATSLYTVAGWGAVCALGAAFSCLGLVLWACTAPSHSRT, encoded by the coding sequence ATGCCCGGCAACCGAACCGGCAACCGAGCAGGCAACCGAACGGGCAACGGTCCCGGCAACGGCGAGGCGGTGACACAGCACCGACACCGGGACCGGCCCTGGCGCCGGCACCGCCCGCCCCGGGACCGCCCACCCCGCGACGAGGCCCGGACCGGGGAAGGCTCCGGCCCGGCCCCATCCCCCCTGTCCCGTGGCGTCGTCACCCTGTTCGCCGTCGCCTGCGGGGCGGCGGTGGCCAACGTGTACTTCTCCCAGCCGCTGCTGGTGACCATGGGCCACGACCTCGCCATGAGCCCGGCGCTCGTCGGCAGCGTGGTCACCCTCACGCACCTCGGATACGGGCTCGGGCTCTTCTTCCTCGTGCCGCTGGGCGATGTGACCGACCGCAGACGGCTGATCGTGGCCCAGTTACTGCTCCTGGTGGCGGCGCTGGCCGTGGTGGCCGCCGCCCGCACGGCGGCGGTCCTGCTGGCGGGCATGGCGGCGACCGGGCTGCTCGCGGTCGTCACGCAGACACTGGTGGCCTTCGCGGCCTCGCTGGCCCCTCCCGCCGGGCGCGGCCGGGTCGTCGGCCTGGTCACCAGCGGCGTGGTCACCGGAATCCTGCTCGCCCGCACCGCGTCCGGCCTGCTGGCCGACCTCGCGGGCTGGCGCTCCGTCTACCTCGCCTCGGCGTCCCTCACCGCGCTGCTCGCCCTGGTCCTGCACCGGGTGCTGCCGCGCCACCGTGCCGCGCCGCCGGCAACCCTGCGCTACGGACAGCTCCTTCGCTCCACGCTCACCCTGTTCGCACGGGAACCACTGCTGCGGCTCCGGGCCCTGTTCGGTCTGTTGGTCTTCGCCGCCTTCAGCACCCTGTGGAGCAGCATCGCGCTGCCGCTCAGCGAGGCCCCGTACTTCCTGCCGCACAGCGCGATCGGGGCGCTCGGGCTGGTCGGTGTCGCCGGCGCCCTGGCCGCGACCGCGGCGGGCCGCCTCAACGACCGCGGCCTCTCCCGGCGGACCACCGGCATCGCCCTGGCCCTGCTCACCGCCTCGTGGCTGCCCCTGGCCTTCACCCGCAGCTCGCTCTGGGCCCTGGTGGTCGGGGTGATCCTGCTCGACCTCGCCGTGCAGGCGGTCCACGTCACCAACCAGACCCTGATCTACGCACTGCACCCGGAAGCGGGCAGCCGGCTGATCGGCGGCTACATGGTCTTCTACTCGATCGGCAGCGCCACCGGCGCCCTCGCCGCCACCTCCCTCTACACGGTGGCCGGCTGGGGCGCCGTCTGCGCCCTGGGTGCCGCGTTCAGCTGCCTCGGGCTCGTGCTGTGGGCGTGCACGGCGCCCTCGCACTCACGCACGTGA
- a CDS encoding winged helix-turn-helix transcriptional regulator: MVTRTRFDDSECPVARSVDAIGDWWSLLIVRDAFDGSRRFGEFQRSLGVAKNILTARLRTLVAGGVLESVPASDGSAYREYVLTPKGKALFPVIVALRQWGEENFFAPGEAHSQLVDRREGHQLRALEVLSADGRRLDPDETTVHKVSAR; this comes from the coding sequence ATGGTGACCAGGACGCGTTTCGACGACAGTGAATGTCCCGTCGCCCGGTCGGTGGACGCGATCGGCGACTGGTGGTCCCTGTTGATCGTGCGGGACGCCTTCGACGGAAGCCGGCGCTTCGGGGAGTTCCAGCGCAGCCTCGGCGTGGCGAAGAACATCCTCACCGCGCGGCTGCGCACCCTGGTCGCCGGTGGCGTCCTCGAATCCGTCCCCGCCTCGGACGGCAGTGCCTACCGCGAGTACGTACTGACGCCGAAGGGCAAGGCTCTCTTCCCCGTCATCGTGGCGCTGCGGCAGTGGGGCGAAGAGAACTTCTTCGCCCCCGGCGAAGCGCACTCCCAGCTGGTCGATCGCCGTGAGGGGCATCAACTCCGCGCGCTGGAAGTGCTCTCCGCGGACGGGCGGCGGCTGGACCCGGACGAGACCACCGTTCACAAGGTCTCCGCCCGGTGA
- a CDS encoding PucR family transcriptional regulator codes for MPPRPLPPPSTPPVPLADLLARTDLGLRQIAGPREGVAIHWVHTSEMADPVPYLLGGEMLLTAGLHLAEVTGDTGAAEAGADAAGAGAPGEAGATGAGTPAGTGTADAGATPDHPAHSPDAPDHPSLDALDAYLDGYAARTVAAGAAALGFGIAPVHDRVPRALVAACDRHGLPLVEVPAGTPFTAVESAVWQAVTEARHRELTRLSEAQRALAAAAARPDPASAVLRALARHVHGWTALLAPDGTEGGSAGPRPATAVRAAAGRLAQVVGAGGPASATDTVPGGSLSAYALTGRARGSRALALVVAADPHDPPAHAIAGVAAVLLSLITGPPTHHAPAAAGHTAALVRLLLGARPAEVAPLLESPLWTVVHAERRRDTTQSAASLAAALGTPLVAPDSGSGPDSGSGPAAIPEPHPGPGPGPEAAAAPGAAPALRALVPAGREITAHPGWTLGVSEPVPVAELPAADRHAASALRRALAGRAALVRHRTPDPHSITSLVAPTDAQQHAQALLAPLAGSPALLSTLHNWLSLHGSWDRTATALGIHRNTVRQRITRIAGLLDTDLDDPDVRMELWFALRSLDRGAAPGAPD; via the coding sequence ATGCCGCCGCGCCCCCTCCCCCCGCCGTCCACCCCACCGGTGCCGCTGGCGGACCTCCTTGCCCGTACGGATCTGGGCCTGCGCCAGATCGCCGGCCCGCGCGAGGGCGTCGCGATCCACTGGGTGCACACCTCCGAGATGGCCGACCCGGTGCCGTATCTCCTGGGCGGCGAGATGCTGTTGACGGCGGGGCTGCATCTGGCGGAAGTGACGGGGGATACGGGTGCGGCGGAAGCGGGGGCGGACGCGGCGGGGGCGGGCGCCCCGGGCGAAGCCGGCGCGACGGGCGCGGGCACCCCGGCCGGAACGGGCACGGCGGATGCGGGCGCCACCCCGGACCACCCCGCCCACAGCCCTGACGCCCCCGACCACCCCTCCCTCGACGCCCTCGACGCGTACCTCGACGGTTATGCCGCCCGGACCGTCGCGGCCGGTGCCGCCGCCCTCGGCTTCGGCATCGCGCCGGTGCACGACAGAGTCCCCCGGGCCCTGGTGGCGGCCTGCGACCGGCATGGCCTGCCGCTGGTCGAGGTGCCGGCGGGCACTCCGTTCACCGCCGTCGAGAGCGCCGTGTGGCAGGCGGTGACCGAGGCCCGGCACCGCGAGCTGACCCGGCTCAGCGAGGCGCAGCGCGCGCTGGCCGCGGCCGCCGCCCGCCCCGATCCGGCAAGCGCCGTGCTGCGCGCACTGGCCCGCCATGTGCACGGCTGGACCGCACTGCTCGCCCCGGACGGCACCGAAGGCGGCTCCGCCGGCCCCCGCCCCGCCACCGCCGTCCGGGCCGCGGCAGGCCGTCTCGCGCAGGTCGTCGGCGCCGGCGGCCCGGCCTCGGCGACCGACACCGTCCCCGGCGGCTCGCTGTCCGCCTACGCGCTGACGGGACGCGCCCGCGGCAGCCGGGCTCTCGCCCTGGTGGTCGCCGCGGATCCGCACGACCCGCCCGCGCACGCCATCGCGGGCGTCGCCGCCGTACTCCTCTCACTGATCACCGGCCCGCCCACCCATCACGCTCCGGCCGCCGCGGGGCACACGGCGGCCCTGGTCCGGCTGCTCCTCGGCGCCCGCCCGGCCGAGGTCGCCCCGCTCCTGGAATCTCCCCTCTGGACCGTCGTCCACGCCGAACGCCGCCGTGACACCACACAGTCGGCGGCCTCGCTGGCCGCCGCTCTAGGCACCCCGCTCGTCGCCCCGGACTCCGGAAGCGGGCCGGACTCCGGAAGCGGGCCGGCCGCGATCCCCGAGCCGCACCCCGGCCCCGGCCCCGGCCCCGAGGCAGCGGCCGCTCCCGGCGCCGCGCCCGCCCTGCGCGCCCTGGTCCCCGCCGGCCGGGAGATCACCGCTCACCCCGGCTGGACGCTCGGCGTCAGCGAGCCCGTCCCCGTCGCGGAGCTGCCGGCCGCCGACCGGCATGCCGCCTCCGCCCTGCGCCGTGCCCTGGCGGGCCGCGCCGCCCTGGTGCGCCATCGCACCCCCGACCCCCACAGCATCACCTCGCTCGTCGCCCCCACGGACGCCCAGCAGCACGCCCAAGCCCTGCTCGCCCCACTGGCCGGTTCCCCGGCACTCCTCTCCACCCTCCACAACTGGCTCTCCCTGCACGGCAGTTGGGACCGCACCGCGACCGCCCTCGGCATCCACCGCAACACCGTCCGCCAGCGCATCACTCGCATCGCCGGCCTCCTCGACACCGATCTGGACGACCCCGACGTCCGTATGGAGCTGTGGTTCGCCCTCCGTTCGCTCGACCGGGGCGCGGCACCGGGGGCACCGGACTGA
- a CDS encoding sodium:solute symporter yields the protein MAVDYAVIVLYLAGMLAMGWWGMRRAKSKSDFLVAGRRLGPVMYSGTMAAIVLGGASTIGGVGLGYRYGLSGAWMVFTIGLGLLALSVFFSARIARLKVYTVSEMLDLRYGGSAGIISGAVMWAYTLMLAVTSTIAYATIFDVLFGMDRTLSIILGGAIVVAYSTLGGMWSITLTDMVQFVVKTIGVLLLLLPLAVIKAGGFAAMKAQLPDDYFAPLGIGGQTVFTYVLIYSFGMLIGQDIWQRVFTARGDKVARLGGTAAGTYCLVYALAGAAIGTAAKVLYPHLGSPDDAFATIVKDALPVGVRGLVLAAALSAVMSTSSGALIACATVAHNDIWARVKRAAGTGAHDGAHDKTHSGARDETHDEVRGNRVFILLMGLAVIVIAIALNNVVEALTLAYNVLVGGLLVPILGGLLWKRGNAAGALASVAVGGLTVIGLMISLGVLANEPIYYGLIASLVAYVAVSLATEPTDPELLTAWRARLAGRPDGAADEDGPESDGPEDDEAGDTAVAVARILAPFPATGRA from the coding sequence ATGGCTGTCGACTATGCGGTGATCGTGCTCTATTTGGCCGGAATGCTCGCCATGGGTTGGTGGGGGATGCGGCGTGCGAAATCCAAGAGCGACTTCCTGGTCGCGGGCCGCCGCCTCGGCCCGGTGATGTATTCGGGAACCATGGCGGCGATCGTCCTCGGCGGCGCCTCCACCATCGGCGGCGTGGGGCTCGGCTACCGGTACGGCCTGTCCGGCGCCTGGATGGTCTTCACCATCGGCCTGGGGCTGCTCGCGCTGAGCGTCTTCTTCTCGGCCCGGATCGCCCGGCTGAAGGTCTACACCGTCTCGGAGATGCTGGATCTGCGCTACGGCGGCTCCGCCGGGATCATCTCCGGCGCCGTGATGTGGGCCTACACGCTGATGCTGGCGGTGACCTCGACCATCGCCTACGCGACCATCTTCGATGTGCTCTTCGGCATGGACCGCACGCTGTCGATCATCCTCGGCGGGGCGATCGTCGTCGCCTACTCGACGCTCGGCGGCATGTGGTCGATCACCCTCACCGACATGGTCCAGTTCGTCGTCAAGACGATCGGTGTGCTCCTGCTCCTGCTGCCCCTCGCCGTCATCAAGGCGGGCGGCTTCGCGGCGATGAAGGCGCAGCTGCCGGACGACTACTTCGCCCCGCTCGGCATCGGCGGGCAGACGGTCTTCACCTACGTCCTGATCTACTCGTTCGGCATGCTGATCGGGCAGGACATCTGGCAGCGGGTGTTCACCGCGCGCGGCGACAAGGTGGCGCGCCTCGGCGGCACCGCGGCCGGTACGTACTGTCTGGTCTACGCGCTGGCCGGCGCGGCGATCGGCACCGCGGCCAAGGTGCTCTACCCGCATCTGGGCAGCCCGGATGACGCTTTCGCGACGATCGTCAAGGATGCGCTGCCGGTGGGGGTGCGCGGGCTGGTGCTGGCGGCAGCGCTGTCCGCGGTGATGTCCACGTCCTCGGGCGCGCTGATCGCCTGCGCCACGGTCGCCCACAACGACATCTGGGCGCGGGTGAAGCGCGCTGCCGGGACCGGGGCGCACGACGGGGCGCACGACAAGACGCACAGCGGGGCGCGCGACGAGACGCACGACGAGGTGCGGGGCAACCGCGTCTTCATCCTGCTCATGGGCCTCGCGGTCATCGTCATCGCGATCGCGCTGAACAACGTCGTCGAAGCGCTCACCCTCGCCTACAACGTCCTCGTCGGCGGCCTGCTGGTGCCCATCCTCGGCGGACTGCTGTGGAAGCGGGGCAACGCCGCCGGCGCGCTCGCCTCGGTCGCGGTCGGCGGACTGACCGTCATCGGTCTGATGATCTCGCTCGGCGTCCTCGCCAACGAGCCGATCTACTACGGGCTGATCGCTTCGCTCGTGGCGTATGTGGCGGTCAGCCTGGCCACCGAGCCGACCGACCCGGAGCTGCTGACGGCCTGGCGGGCGCGGCTGGCAGGACGGCCGGACGGTGCCGCGGACGAGGACGGTCCGGAGAGCGACGGTCCGGAGGACGATGAGGCAGGCGACACGGCAGTGGCGGTGGCCCGAATCCTGGCGCCCTTCCCCGCCACCGGGCGAGCCTGA
- a CDS encoding thiamine pyrophosphate-binding protein — MSTTTPTSPSAPPPAQHRRNGGDLVVESLAALGADTVFGLPGQHALGVFDALRRSALRYVGLRVENNAGFAADAYARTTHGVAPLLVSTGPGALMTLAALQEAAAGSAAVLAIGSQVPLAGIGGGRHGYLHELTDQSASFRGVVKSVHTARTASQIPSAVAAAWESALGTPHGPVWLEIPQDVLLAEADVPPVAQLVVSPKELPPRPELIAAAADRLTGARRPVILAGGGVVRAGAEAELLALAERLRAPVATTFGGKGAFPWEHPLSLRSWLEDRHTTAFLEDADTLLVVGSGLGELSSNYHTFRPRGRVVQIEADLGKLESNHAALGIHADARAALAALVEEVGERDAGETGRTGDDEAPASEEAGAGAPGTGRAPSPETAGAPSPEAAVSDLLARVRDRIAGQHLDLEQQVLASVRDALPDGAVSCWDMTILAYWAWSAFDPRGTNALHSAQGAGGLGYGFPAALGAAVADPARPVLAVSGDGGAMYSIAELATARQYDLPVTWLIVDDGGYGILREYMTDAFGAPTATELTRPDFVALAESFGVPAVRTAPDRLRTDLAAALAAPGPSVVVLPVHLRMFAPTHQGS, encoded by the coding sequence ATGAGCACCACCACCCCCACGTCCCCGTCCGCGCCCCCGCCCGCGCAACACCGGCGCAACGGCGGTGACCTGGTCGTCGAGTCGCTGGCCGCACTCGGCGCCGACACCGTCTTCGGGCTGCCGGGACAGCATGCGCTAGGGGTGTTCGACGCGCTGCGCCGCTCCGCGCTGCGCTATGTGGGGCTGCGGGTGGAGAACAACGCGGGCTTCGCCGCCGACGCGTACGCCAGGACCACGCACGGGGTCGCCCCGCTGCTGGTCTCCACCGGGCCGGGCGCGCTGATGACGCTGGCCGCGCTGCAGGAGGCGGCGGCCGGTTCCGCCGCCGTACTGGCCATCGGCAGCCAGGTGCCGCTGGCCGGGATCGGCGGCGGACGCCATGGCTACCTCCATGAACTCACCGATCAGAGCGCTTCGTTCCGCGGCGTGGTCAAGTCCGTCCACACGGCACGTACCGCCTCGCAGATCCCCTCGGCGGTGGCCGCCGCCTGGGAGTCGGCGCTCGGCACCCCGCACGGACCCGTGTGGCTGGAGATCCCGCAGGACGTCCTGCTGGCGGAGGCCGACGTGCCGCCGGTGGCACAACTCGTCGTCTCCCCGAAGGAGTTGCCGCCGCGGCCCGAGCTGATCGCGGCGGCGGCGGACCGGCTCACCGGGGCCCGGCGGCCGGTGATCCTGGCGGGCGGCGGAGTCGTACGGGCCGGGGCCGAGGCGGAACTGCTGGCGCTGGCCGAGCGGCTGCGGGCACCGGTGGCCACCACCTTCGGCGGCAAGGGCGCCTTCCCCTGGGAGCACCCGCTCTCCCTCCGGTCCTGGCTGGAGGACCGCCACACCACGGCCTTCCTGGAGGACGCGGACACCCTCCTGGTCGTCGGTTCGGGACTGGGCGAACTCTCCTCGAACTACCACACGTTCCGGCCGCGCGGCCGCGTCGTACAGATCGAGGCGGACCTCGGCAAGCTGGAGTCGAACCATGCCGCGCTGGGCATCCACGCGGATGCCAGGGCGGCGCTGGCCGCGCTGGTCGAGGAGGTGGGGGAGCGGGATGCCGGGGAGACCGGCCGCACCGGGGACGACGAAGCACCCGCCTCGGAAGAAGCCGGGGCAGGCGCGCCCGGGACCGGCCGTGCGCCCTCCCCCGAGACCGCCGGTGCACCCTCCCCCGAGGCCGCCGTATCCGATCTCCTGGCCCGCGTCCGCGACCGGATCGCCGGACAGCATCTCGACCTGGAGCAGCAGGTACTGGCCTCGGTGCGGGACGCGCTTCCCGACGGCGCGGTCAGCTGCTGGGACATGACGATCCTCGCCTACTGGGCCTGGTCCGCCTTCGACCCGCGGGGCACCAACGCGCTGCATTCCGCCCAGGGCGCCGGCGGCCTGGGCTACGGCTTCCCGGCGGCGCTGGGCGCGGCCGTCGCCGACCCGGCGCGGCCGGTCCTGGCGGTGTCCGGCGACGGCGGCGCGATGTACTCGATCGCCGAGCTGGCCACCGCCCGGCAGTACGACCTGCCGGTGACCTGGCTCATCGTGGACGACGGCGGATACGGCATCCTGCGCGAGTACATGACTGACGCCTTCGGCGCGCCCACCGCCACCGAACTCACCCGACCGGACTTCGTGGCGCTGGCCGAGTCGTTCGGCGTCCCCGCGGTCCGTACGGCCCCTGACCGGCTCCGTACGGACCTGGCGGCGGCGCTGGCAGCCCCCGGCCCCTCGGTCGTCGTCCTCCCGGTCCACCTGCGGATGTTCGCGCCGACGCATCAGGGCTCCTGA
- a CDS encoding IPT/TIG domain-containing protein: MSTSVQSLQQELLQTALLAGQVPAATTAREVSRTAAPTLQAVTSIPVGTNPVGLAFIPNGDLYVANSGSSSVFTIDTATDTVIGAPIPTGTTPAWLTVAPNGIAYVPNNISNSVTVIDTAVSSVVATIPLSGGPAAAGVIPSGNVYVSRFGANSVQEIDTTSNMLVGAAIPTGSGPVGIAVAPNGKAYVANRNANSVTVIDTATATVLTTIPGFNQPNFVAIAPNGNAYVANIGSNNVSVIDTTTDMVITTIPVGTNPWGITVGPDGTAYTANRGSNNVTVIDTTTNMVVGAPIPVGSQPIALVVAPNNKVYVSNIAGASVSVIQFPPTISSITPNLGPITGGTVVTITGTNLTGASVDIGGNPATGVTVNATGTQLTATTPPGAAGPADVTVTTPGGSTTVVGGFTYVVPVHATSLTATPALTKLFPPHVYFPFLTATLTDQVTGLPVPGQPILFKAGSNVLGIANTDAQGVARVNETLTLTLILLNHGYEVSFAGAITPTAILSPSSAQAGVVEP; the protein is encoded by the coding sequence ATGAGTACCAGCGTTCAGTCACTGCAGCAGGAGCTGCTGCAGACCGCTCTCCTCGCCGGACAGGTGCCGGCGGCCACCACGGCGCGGGAGGTGAGCCGGACGGCGGCCCCCACCCTCCAGGCGGTCACGTCCATCCCCGTCGGCACCAACCCGGTCGGGCTGGCGTTCATCCCCAACGGCGACCTCTACGTCGCCAACTCCGGGTCGAGCAGCGTGTTCACCATCGACACCGCCACGGACACCGTCATCGGCGCCCCGATCCCCACCGGCACCACGCCGGCCTGGCTGACCGTCGCCCCCAACGGCATCGCCTACGTCCCCAACAACATCTCGAACAGCGTGACGGTGATCGACACCGCCGTCAGCTCCGTCGTCGCCACGATCCCTCTCAGCGGCGGCCCCGCCGCGGCGGGGGTCATCCCCAGCGGCAACGTCTACGTCTCCCGCTTCGGGGCGAACAGCGTGCAGGAGATCGACACCACCTCCAACATGCTCGTCGGCGCCGCCATCCCCACCGGCAGCGGCCCGGTCGGGATCGCGGTCGCCCCCAACGGCAAGGCCTATGTCGCCAACCGGAACGCCAACAGCGTGACGGTGATCGACACCGCCACCGCCACCGTCCTCACCACGATCCCCGGCTTCAACCAGCCGAACTTCGTGGCGATCGCGCCCAACGGCAACGCCTACGTCGCCAACATCGGGTCGAACAACGTGTCCGTGATCGACACGACGACGGACATGGTCATCACCACCATCCCCGTCGGCACCAACCCCTGGGGCATCACGGTCGGCCCCGACGGCACCGCCTACACGGCCAACCGCGGCTCGAACAACGTGACGGTGATCGACACCACCACCAATATGGTCGTCGGCGCCCCGATCCCGGTCGGCAGCCAGCCGATCGCGCTGGTGGTCGCGCCCAACAACAAGGTCTACGTCAGCAACATCGCCGGGGCCAGCGTCAGCGTCATCCAGTTCCCCCCGACGATCAGCAGCATCACCCCCAACCTGGGGCCCATCACGGGCGGCACGGTGGTGACGATCACCGGCACCAACCTGACCGGGGCGAGCGTCGACATCGGCGGCAACCCCGCGACCGGCGTGACGGTCAACGCCACCGGTACGCAGCTCACCGCGACCACTCCGCCCGGCGCGGCCGGCCCCGCGGACGTCACCGTCACCACCCCCGGTGGCAGCACCACCGTGGTGGGCGGCTTCACCTACGTCGTCCCCGTCCACGCCACCTCGCTGACCGCGACCCCGGCGCTGACGAAGCTGTTCCCGCCGCACGTGTACTTCCCGTTCCTGACGGCCACGCTGACCGACCAGGTCACCGGCCTTCCGGTGCCGGGCCAGCCGATCCTGTTCAAGGCCGGCAGCAATGTCCTGGGCATCGCCAACACCGACGCCCAGGGCGTCGCCCGGGTGAACGAGACCCTCACCCTGACGCTCATCCTGCTCAACCACGGCTACGAGGTCAGCTTCGCCGGCGCCATCACCCCGACGGCGATCCTGTCACCGTCCAGCGCTCAGGCCGGAGTCGTCGAGCCCTGA